The following coding sequences lie in one Drosophila bipectinata strain 14024-0381.07 chromosome XR, DbipHiC1v2, whole genome shotgun sequence genomic window:
- the bnb gene encoding protein bangles and beads, whose translation MKCQLLFVAAVCLVSVWALPVPDEEVAIQPDGGSKAELLGKTVQTNPIEPAPAKPEPEKAPEPKSAPAPAAAAAPALDATPTSAPAAAAPEVTPDLKSSAPDVETAPAIPEKKILPEETKPVEEAKAQPQEIPAETEKKQEKSARTEPEVEEPKAIPLVESPVANVEVQKQVVDEVTKSLEVPSPAEKEATPSEQPARQERINEIEQKEAAKKEEAAPESASAAPATPAAPASPSAPVEPAAKSESNIQVIAPAQPETKSAPAVSPGAQIAQAKSAAAPAPTAAAPAPAPEPAQPVEQQKSTETAAEPSPVLKANPEQEKEAVKEQPSAEVEQTKSLPEKKEEKVEKVEAAPAPAPEAKKIDDAPAAPEPVAESAPAPAPAPTPASAPAPAPVALPSEPKKSSEEKGEKSESKNEESSESKESEESSESKED comes from the coding sequence ATGAAGTGCCAACTGCTTTTCGTGGCCGCCGTGTGCCTGGTCTCCGTGTGGGCCCTACCTGTTCCGGACGAGGAGGTGGCCATCCAGCCTGACGGCGGCTCCAAGGCCGAACTCCTGGGCAAGACCGTCCAGACCAACCCCATCGAGCCTGCCCCCGCCAAGCCGGAACCGGAGAAGGCTCCTGAGCCGAAGAGTGCCCCAGCTcccgctgctgccgctgctccCGCTCTTGACGCCACTCCGACTTCTGCCCCGGCCGCTGCCGCTCCTGAGGTCACTCCTGATCTGAAGTCCAGCGCTCCGGACGTAGAAACCGCCCCGGCCATTCCCGAGAAGAAGATCCTGCCCGAGGAAACCAAGCCAGTTGAGGAGGCCAAGGCACAGCCCCAGGAGATCCCTGCCGAGACCGAGAAGAAGCAGGAGAAGTCCGCCCGCACGGAGCCTGAGGTGGAGGAGCCCAAGGCCATTCCTCTGGTGGAGAGTCCTGTTGCCAACGTAGAGGTCCAGAAGCAGGTCGTCGACGAGGTGACCAAGTCGCTGGAAGTGCCATCTCCCGCCGAGAAGGAAGCCACACCCTCCGAGCAGCCCGCCCGTCAGGAGCGCATCAACGAGATTGAACAGAAGGAGGCTGCCAAGAAGGAGGAGGCTGCTCCGGAGTCTGCTTCTGCCGCTCCAGCTACCCCGGCCGCCCCCGCTTCGCCTTCCGCCCCCGTCGAACCCGCCGCCAAATCAGAGTCCAACATCCAGGTGATTGCCCCCGCCCAGCCCGAGACCAAGTCCGCTCCTGCCGTTTCTCCAGGCGCCCAGATCGCCCAGGCCAAGTCCGCAGCAGCCCCCGCTCCAACCGCCGCCGCCCCAGCACCCGCCCCCGAGCCAGCCCAGCCCGTGGAGCAGCAGAAGAGCACTGAGACCGCCGCCGAGCCCTCGCCCGTCCTTAAAGCCAACCCCGAGCAGGAGAAGGAGGCGGTGAAGGAGCAGCCCTCTGCTGAGGTGGAGCAGACCAAGTCCCTACCGGAGAAGAAGGaagagaaggtggagaaggtAGAAGCTGCCCCTGCCCCCGCACCCGAGGCCAAGAAAATCGACGACGCACCCGCTGCTCCAGAGCCCGTGGCCGAGtctgctccagctccagctccagctcctacTCCCGCTTCAGCTCCCGCTCCCGCTCCAGTCGCTCTGCCCTCGGAGCCAAAGAAATCGTCAGAGGAGAAGGGAGAGAAGTCAGAGTCGAAGAACGAGGAGTCGTCCGAGTCCAAGGAGTCGGAGGAGAGCAGCGAATCCAAGGAGGACTAA
- the Atg101 gene encoding autophagy-related protein 101, which produces MNARSQVFDLTMEGRQVDEAVATIFHTVLFHRCLGKYMYTGDAQYSIGTVGYTDVDCNFIDFTYVCCTSDSLTHKVKRAINSFSEKLRSNESCGSGQISLEFFQKKKTRWPFPQESIPWEVWTVHLDLIKHENEDERQLCRENVSDLLSEKVIYITELMNRHDYVPKTPSQSELDLIFDTSFPDVQPYLFKFDYSTSGSAAPSMGNAMKKMIKETLAM; this is translated from the coding sequence ATGAACGCCCGATCGCAAGTCTTCGATCTGACCATGGAGGGTCGCCAGGTGGACGAGGCGGTGGCCACCATCTTCCACACCGTCCTCTTCCACCGCTGCCTGGGCAAGTACATGTACACGGGCGACGCCCAGTACTCCATCGGCACGGTCGGCTACACGGACGTGGACTGCAACTTCATCGACTTCACCTATGTGTGTTGCACCTCCGACAGCCTCACCCACAAGGTCAAGCGGGCCATCAACTCGTTCAGCGAGAAGCTGCGCTCCAACGAGAGCTGCGGCTCCGGCCAGATCAGCCTGGAGTTCTTCCAGAAGAAGAAGACCCGCTGGCCCTTCCCCCAGGAGTCGATACCGTGGGAGGTCTGGACCGTGCACCTGGACCTGATCAAGCACGAGAACGAGGACGAGCGCCAGCTGTGCCGGGAGAACGTCTCGGACCTGCTCTCGGAGAAGGTCATCTACATCACGGAGCTGATGAACCGGCACGACTACGTGCCCAAGACGCCCAGCCAGAGCGAGCTGGACCTGATCTTCGACACCTCCTTCCCGGACGTCCAGCCGTACCTGTTCAAGTTCGACTACTCCACATCCGGCTCGGCGGCACCGTCCATGGGCAATGCCATGAAGAAGATGATCAAGGAGACGCTCGCGATGTGA